A section of the Streptomyces sp. V3I8 genome encodes:
- a CDS encoding AAA family ATPase — MLNNLPELPDGLVGRREELAHVTAALGRHRLVVLTGVGGVGKSRLALHAAEQLARSGTRGVAWADLWPLTSDRLLLATVADALDFADHATAEPLDALCGWLTDRDVLLVLDSCEHLSAACRGLLARILDDCPAVTVLATSREPLGMDGEHQVVVDPLPPETDAAELFRRRALETGTGPVAADDLGTVVRLCRRLEGIPLALELAAGQLAHRTLREVEDDLGSRLDLVAESPVAGHFRHRTLRTTIGWSHELCTPAERLLWARFAAFRAPVDADAVRAVCTDDVLRAADAERALAALEQKSVVSRVDGRFHMLDTLREYGRMWLGELGETTRLSERHAAYFLRRARRAHADWLGPAQIEAYRWVSSAHADLCAGLEHFLATRPQQALELSGVLALFWSCCGHLRETTGYLEEALALTDRPGAVRTRALWALGVARVLCGEQEVAHRLALECERQAAAQGETEGTLHAAYLLGLVHLMEGRPMAARFVVDGALESVRGRPFDSVGRVLCRLVRIFGLTGEGLREEARREARELRRGCAERGEWWTRSYADYQLALLALFEDRPEEAAGHATSMLDGKRLIGDSFGIALGLDLLASALAAQGAGEPAVAAYGAGENYWAAVGHPQRGTPELGPVRERYETAARSLLGDSGYDKALLDSVLRDPEAVLRELLDRTT, encoded by the coding sequence GTGCTGAACAACCTGCCCGAGCTCCCCGACGGCCTCGTCGGACGACGCGAGGAGCTGGCGCACGTCACCGCCGCCCTGGGCCGCCACCGCCTGGTCGTCCTCACGGGCGTGGGCGGCGTGGGCAAGAGCCGGCTCGCGCTGCACGCCGCGGAGCAGCTGGCGCGCTCCGGCACCCGGGGTGTGGCCTGGGCGGACCTGTGGCCCCTGACGAGCGACCGCCTCCTGCTCGCCACGGTCGCCGACGCCCTCGACTTCGCCGACCACGCGACGGCCGAGCCGCTGGACGCGTTGTGCGGATGGCTGACGGACCGGGACGTCCTGCTGGTGCTGGACTCGTGCGAGCACCTCTCGGCGGCCTGCCGCGGCCTGCTCGCCCGCATCCTCGACGACTGCCCGGCCGTGACCGTGCTGGCGACCAGCCGGGAGCCGCTGGGGATGGACGGCGAGCACCAGGTGGTCGTGGACCCGCTGCCGCCGGAGACCGACGCCGCGGAGCTCTTTCGCCGCCGCGCGCTCGAGACGGGAACGGGGCCGGTGGCCGCCGACGACCTCGGGACCGTCGTCCGGCTGTGCCGGCGGCTGGAGGGGATCCCGCTCGCGCTGGAGCTGGCGGCCGGCCAGCTGGCGCACCGCACGCTGCGCGAGGTCGAGGACGACCTGGGCTCCCGTCTGGACCTCGTCGCGGAGAGTCCGGTCGCCGGGCACTTCCGGCACCGCACGCTGCGTACCACCATCGGCTGGAGCCACGAACTGTGCACGCCCGCGGAGCGGTTGCTGTGGGCCCGGTTCGCGGCGTTCCGGGCCCCCGTGGACGCGGACGCCGTGCGCGCCGTGTGCACCGACGACGTGCTGCGCGCCGCGGACGCCGAACGCGCGCTCGCCGCTCTGGAGCAGAAGTCCGTCGTGTCCCGGGTCGACGGCCGCTTCCACATGCTCGACACCCTGCGGGAGTACGGCCGTATGTGGCTCGGAGAGCTGGGCGAGACCACCCGGCTGTCCGAGCGGCACGCCGCGTACTTCCTGCGCAGGGCCCGGCGCGCCCACGCGGACTGGCTGGGGCCGGCCCAGATCGAGGCGTACCGGTGGGTGTCCTCCGCGCACGCCGACCTGTGCGCCGGACTCGAGCACTTCCTCGCCACGCGGCCCCAGCAGGCGCTCGAACTCTCCGGGGTGCTGGCCCTCTTCTGGAGCTGCTGCGGTCATCTGCGGGAGACCACCGGCTATCTGGAGGAGGCCCTGGCCCTGACGGACCGGCCGGGAGCGGTACGGACGCGGGCGCTGTGGGCGCTGGGCGTCGCCCGGGTGCTGTGCGGCGAGCAGGAGGTGGCGCACCGGCTCGCCCTGGAGTGCGAGCGGCAGGCCGCGGCGCAGGGGGAGACCGAGGGCACGCTGCACGCCGCGTACCTGCTGGGTCTCGTCCACCTGATGGAGGGCCGGCCGATGGCCGCGCGGTTCGTGGTCGACGGAGCTCTGGAGAGCGTGCGGGGCAGGCCCTTCGACTCCGTCGGCCGCGTCCTGTGCCGGCTGGTCCGGATCTTCGGCCTGACGGGCGAAGGACTGCGGGAGGAGGCCCGCCGCGAGGCCCGTGAGCTGCGCCGGGGCTGTGCCGAGCGCGGCGAGTGGTGGACGCGGTCGTACGCCGACTACCAGCTGGCGCTGCTCGCGCTGTTCGAGGACCGTCCCGAGGAGGCGGCCGGGCACGCGACGTCCATGCTCGACGGCAAGCGGCTCATCGGCGACAGCTTCGGCATCGCCCTCGGCCTCGACCTGCTCGCCTCGGCGCTCGCCGCGCAGGGGGCGGGCGAGCCCGCGGTCGCCGCGTACGGGGCCGGGGAGAACTACTGGGCCGCCGTCGGCCACCCGCAACGGGGCACCCCGGAACTCGGACCCGTACGGGAGCGGTACGAGACGGCCGCCCGGTCCCTGCTGGGCGACTCCGGGTACGACAAGGCCCTGCTCGACTCGGTGCTCCGGGACCCGGAGGCGGTGCTGCGGGAACTGCTGGACAGGACCACGTGA
- a CDS encoding TauD/TfdA family dioxygenase → MDQFTLDAVERITTAPRETYGSFTVDPLTPLLGAEVSGLDLSEELTPVQQKEIRTAFLTHHVLVFRDQHLTPEDHKRFAALFGPLHPVSLPEEDSDPYILEIRADKDSRAVAGNGWHADGTADAEPSLGSLLYVTEVPAIGSGGDTLFANMHLAYDMLSPSMKTFLDGLTAVHDGARPWLAQGQMPPAEYDVPRNEHPVVVRHPDTGRKLLFVNGPYTSQITQLAAAESTAVLTMLYDHIARTNLLHCRVRWQANTLVLWDNRCVQHHATWDYFPYSRYGQRIAVDGTRPQA, encoded by the coding sequence ATGGACCAGTTCACCCTCGACGCCGTCGAACGCATCACCACCGCGCCCCGCGAGACCTACGGCAGTTTCACCGTCGACCCGCTGACACCGCTCCTCGGCGCGGAGGTCTCCGGCCTCGACCTCTCCGAGGAACTCACCCCGGTCCAGCAGAAGGAGATACGCACCGCCTTCCTGACCCACCACGTCCTCGTCTTCCGCGACCAGCACCTCACTCCCGAGGACCACAAGCGGTTCGCCGCGCTCTTCGGCCCGCTGCACCCGGTCTCCCTGCCCGAGGAGGACTCCGACCCGTACATCCTGGAGATCAGGGCGGACAAGGACTCCCGCGCCGTCGCCGGCAACGGCTGGCACGCCGACGGGACCGCCGACGCCGAGCCCTCCCTCGGGTCGTTGCTCTACGTGACCGAGGTGCCCGCGATCGGCAGCGGCGGGGACACGCTCTTCGCCAACATGCACCTCGCCTACGACATGCTGTCCCCGTCGATGAAGACGTTCCTGGACGGGCTCACCGCGGTCCACGACGGTGCACGCCCCTGGCTCGCGCAGGGTCAGATGCCGCCGGCCGAGTACGACGTGCCGCGCAACGAGCACCCGGTCGTGGTCCGCCACCCCGACACCGGACGCAAGCTCCTGTTCGTCAACGGCCCGTACACCTCGCAGATCACCCAGCTGGCCGCCGCCGAGAGCACGGCCGTCCTCACCATGCTGTACGACCACATCGCCCGGACCAACCTGCTGCACTGCCGGGTCCGCTGGCAGGCGAACACCCTGGTCCTCTGGGACAACCGCTGCGTCCAGCACCATGCCACCTGGGACTACTTCCCGTACTCGCGCTACGGGCAGCGCATCGCCGTCGACGGCACCCGCCCCCAGGCATGA
- a CDS encoding oxygenase MpaB family protein, whose product MRLTRPPCVDGLRERLGGELFARVAGPDGPRNRARIHGTPGPRWFGPERPVRRVHGDASMFIGGLSALLLQSLHPLAMAAVAAHSGFRGDPWGRLQRTSTFLATTTYGTGESARLACARVRAVHERVSGTTREGVAYRAGDPHLLGWVHVAEVDSFLRAHQLYGRRPLTARECDGYVEDMARVAAALGVPDPPRDRAGLDARLQAYRPELRTTPQARDAARFLLLNPPVPLVARLPYGVLAANAVSLLPAWAAAELRLPRPAVVDGLCVRPLGSAVISAVRWAMTPPPSARAAAPTA is encoded by the coding sequence ATGAGACTGACCAGACCACCCTGCGTCGACGGGCTGCGGGAACGCCTCGGCGGCGAACTCTTCGCCCGGGTGGCAGGACCGGACGGCCCCCGCAACCGGGCCCGCATCCACGGCACGCCGGGCCCGCGCTGGTTCGGACCCGAGCGCCCCGTCCGCCGGGTGCACGGCGACGCGTCGATGTTCATCGGCGGCCTGTCGGCCCTGCTGCTCCAGTCGCTCCATCCGCTCGCCATGGCCGCCGTCGCCGCCCACTCCGGCTTCCGGGGCGACCCGTGGGGCAGGCTCCAGCGCACCAGCACGTTCCTGGCGACGACGACGTACGGCACCGGTGAGAGTGCCCGGCTGGCCTGCGCACGGGTGCGTGCGGTCCACGAGCGGGTGTCCGGGACGACCCGCGAGGGCGTCGCCTACCGGGCAGGCGATCCGCATCTGCTGGGCTGGGTCCACGTCGCCGAGGTCGACAGCTTCCTGCGCGCCCACCAGCTCTACGGGCGGCGCCCGCTGACGGCGCGCGAGTGCGACGGGTACGTCGAGGACATGGCGCGCGTCGCCGCCGCCCTGGGCGTACCCGATCCGCCGCGCGACCGGGCGGGGCTCGACGCACGGCTGCAGGCGTACCGTCCCGAACTGCGGACGACCCCGCAGGCCCGTGACGCCGCACGCTTCCTGCTGCTGAACCCGCCGGTCCCGCTGGTCGCCCGTCTCCCGTACGGGGTGCTCGCCGCGAACGCGGTGTCCCTGCTGCCCGCCTGGGCCGCCGCGGAGCTCCGGCTGCCCAGACCGGCGGTGGTCGACGGCCTGTGCGTACGGCCGCTCGGCTCCGCCGTGATCTCGGCGGTCCGGTGGGCGATGACCCCGCCGCCGTCCGCCCGTGCCGCAGCACCGACCGCCTGA
- a CDS encoding NAD(P)/FAD-dependent oxidoreductase: MAATRGAPDVLVVGAGLAGLACARDLVAAGLDVEVLEASDEVGGRMRSDRHEGFVVDRGFQVFNTAYPQVRRRLPLRDLRLRPFTPGVLVHTGEGSLRFSDPTRRPRELHDLRPGRLAGVRDLVALGALSARDMCAPARLLKRGEDRTTRTALAAAGFSEEFVERFFRPFLSGVFLEDELETSGRVFHLVWRTMLRGTLCLPGEGIGAVPRMLAAALPEATVRLGTPVARLTDDGVALATGAELPARAVVVATGPGPATRLLPDLDVPPYRVVTTYYHAAPRSPLAEPTLLTDTGRRFLNSCVLSEVVPAYAPEGMSLIATSVLGGDTAGREREVRTALAGAYGTDTAGWDLLTVRTVPDALPAMAPPQPLSRTSRYAPGRYVCGDHRATGSVQGALASGARAAREIARDLGRR; the protein is encoded by the coding sequence ATGGCCGCCACTCGTGGTGCACCGGACGTCCTGGTGGTCGGTGCGGGGCTGGCCGGCCTGGCCTGTGCCCGTGACCTGGTGGCGGCCGGCCTCGACGTCGAGGTGCTGGAGGCGTCCGACGAGGTGGGCGGGCGCATGCGCTCGGACCGTCACGAGGGGTTCGTCGTCGACCGCGGCTTCCAGGTCTTCAACACGGCCTACCCGCAGGTCCGCCGCCGGCTGCCGCTGCGCGACCTGCGGCTGAGGCCGTTCACGCCGGGGGTCCTCGTGCACACCGGGGAGGGGTCGCTGCGCTTCAGCGACCCGACCCGCAGGCCCCGCGAGCTCCACGACCTACGTCCCGGCCGGCTCGCGGGCGTCCGTGACCTGGTCGCGCTGGGCGCCCTGTCGGCGCGGGACATGTGCGCGCCCGCGCGCCTGCTGAAACGCGGCGAGGACCGCACCACCCGCACCGCGCTCGCGGCGGCGGGGTTCAGCGAGGAGTTCGTCGAGCGGTTCTTCCGGCCGTTCCTCTCCGGCGTCTTCCTGGAGGACGAGCTGGAGACTTCGGGGCGGGTCTTCCACCTCGTCTGGCGCACCATGCTGCGCGGCACGCTGTGCCTGCCGGGCGAGGGCATCGGAGCGGTGCCGCGCATGCTCGCGGCCGCGCTCCCCGAGGCGACCGTGCGGCTCGGCACACCGGTCGCCCGGCTCACGGACGACGGCGTCGCGCTGGCCACGGGCGCCGAACTGCCGGCCCGCGCCGTGGTCGTGGCGACGGGGCCCGGTCCGGCGACCCGTCTGCTGCCGGACCTGGACGTGCCGCCGTACCGGGTGGTGACCACCTACTACCACGCGGCCCCGCGCTCCCCGCTCGCCGAACCCACCCTCCTCACCGACACCGGCAGGCGCTTCCTGAACTCCTGTGTCCTGAGCGAGGTCGTCCCCGCGTACGCGCCCGAGGGCATGTCCCTGATCGCGACCTCGGTGCTCGGCGGGGACACGGCGGGCCGCGAACGCGAGGTCCGGACGGCGCTGGCCGGGGCGTACGGCACCGACACGGCCGGCTGGGACCTGCTGACCGTACGCACCGTCCCCGACGCCCTGCCCGCGATGGCGCCCCCGCAGCCCCTCAGCCGTACCTCCCGGTACGCCCCCGGCCGGTACGTGTGCGGCGACCACCGGGCCACGGGGTCGGTGCAGGGGGCGCTGGCATCGGGCGCACGCGCGGCCCGTGAGATCGCGCGGGACCTCGGACGGCGGTAG
- a CDS encoding P1 family peptidase — MRESLHDPSRASLSETPPPTAARRARALGLGVGDLPTGAHNALTDVPGVRVGHTTLVRPPRVHSGVTAIVPDGVGPGSPLPAGVFAGNGYGKLLGTTQLAELGALETPVLLTSTLSAFRVADALVGWVLERPEGAKARSLNPVVGECNDGLLSDIRSRPVRAEHVWAALDSACGGPVAEGCVGAGTGTAALGFKAGIGTSSRRVPLTAGREVTLGVLVQANFGGTLRVSGRTVTPADVGVPTADPVPATAPGEAGSCMVVVATDAPLDARQLTRLARRAVYGLARAGAAYGHGSGDYGLAFGTRPLGTPAGPAVVADDRLDPLFVAVLDAVEESVLDSLLTATTTTGPYGHTRHPLPAAPLLALLDRGAPDAAGGPGGTRSP; from the coding sequence ATGCGTGAGTCGTTGCACGATCCGTCGCGTGCGTCCCTGTCCGAAACGCCCCCGCCCACCGCCGCCCGCCGCGCCCGTGCGCTCGGTCTCGGCGTCGGGGACCTGCCCACCGGAGCGCACAACGCCCTGACCGACGTCCCCGGTGTCCGCGTCGGACACACCACGCTGGTCCGCCCGCCCCGGGTGCACAGCGGTGTCACCGCGATCGTGCCGGACGGGGTGGGGCCCGGCAGCCCGCTGCCGGCCGGGGTGTTCGCGGGCAACGGCTACGGCAAGCTGCTCGGCACCACGCAGCTCGCGGAACTCGGCGCGCTGGAGACGCCGGTGCTGCTCACCTCGACCCTGTCCGCCTTCCGGGTCGCGGACGCCCTGGTCGGCTGGGTCCTGGAGCGGCCCGAGGGGGCAAAGGCGCGGAGTCTGAACCCGGTCGTCGGGGAGTGCAACGACGGGCTCCTGTCCGACATCCGCTCCCGTCCGGTCCGGGCGGAACACGTGTGGGCCGCGCTCGACTCCGCGTGCGGCGGTCCGGTCGCCGAGGGCTGCGTGGGGGCAGGGACCGGAACGGCCGCGCTGGGTTTCAAGGCCGGTATCGGCACCTCGTCGCGGCGCGTGCCCCTGACCGCCGGCCGTGAGGTGACACTCGGCGTGCTCGTGCAGGCCAACTTCGGCGGCACGCTGCGGGTGTCGGGCCGCACGGTCACCCCCGCCGACGTCGGCGTCCCGACGGCGGACCCGGTCCCGGCGACCGCGCCGGGCGAGGCGGGTTCCTGCATGGTCGTGGTCGCCACCGACGCCCCGCTGGACGCCCGCCAGCTGACCCGCCTCGCCCGGCGCGCGGTCTACGGGCTGGCCAGGGCCGGCGCCGCGTACGGCCACGGCAGCGGCGACTACGGTCTCGCCTTCGGCACCCGCCCCCTGGGCACGCCCGCCGGGCCCGCCGTGGTGGCGGACGACCGGCTGGACCCGCTCTTCGTCGCCGTGCTCGACGCCGTCGAGGAGTCCGTCCTCGACTCCCTGCTCACCGCCACCACGACCACGGGCCCGTACGGCCACACCCGCCACCCGCTGCCCGCTGCGCCGCTCCTCGCCCTGCTGGACCGTGGCGCGCCGGACGCCGCGGGCGGCCCCGGCGGTACTCGTTCCCCCTGA